In the genome of Lactuca sativa cultivar Salinas chromosome 3, Lsat_Salinas_v11, whole genome shotgun sequence, the window TCTGTAGATAAATTTTCAATTGAGTTGATTTAAGTGTGGATCAGATGCCAGCTTGGATTCTGTCTGCTCCatcttatataaaaatataatgtGTCAGATCGGATTGAACATTACACTTGAAATGAAAACAATAGTTTTAGTTGTTTTAGAAACCCATATAATATTCGATAAACTCCAATAATAATTCTTTTTCTACAATTTGATTATGGAAATCAGATAATGGAACAATCACCCATTGAAGGAAATTCTTCAACACCATCAACTCCAACTACTGCACCTCCTTCAGTTGTCAGCATTGATTCAATGCATGGCTCTGACCTAGAAAATCATGTTAATTCCCATGGCTATGTTGCCTCCATCCCTTCACTTTCATACAATGTGCCTCCAAATGCTTATAGAAACTCTGACTCTGAGAGCCCTCGTCAATCATCATCCACCACTGTTAGTGAATCCCCCTGCACTTATTATCTTTTCTTCTGCTTGCTTCAAGTGTTTTAACTTTTAACCAATTACTTCGTTACCCAAATATTGTTGCAAACTTTTTCTGCATATTGTCAACTAACTTTCGATTATAGCTGCAGGAAATGATAAATTCACCAGGCTCTTCACCATTTCCAAGACCTCAAGTTCTTGGTGTTTCTTCATCTTCATATAACATTCCACAAACCGACATTCCTTCATCCGGTGGTCATCAGTCCACCAAAAAAAAGTCAAAGCAATGGAGCATCGAGGAAGAAGTCGCATTAGCCAAAGCTTGGGTCGATGTTTCAAAAGACCCAGAAATTGAAAATCGGCAACAATCCGATTCATTTTGGAGGCGAATTCTTGAATGTTTTAGCAAACAATTAGGAGGTACTGATCGAACTGTCCATCAAATGAATTCAAAATGGAAGAACATGCacgagaagatgaagaagttcaACGATATCTACAACAACAAACTGACACAACGCCGAAGTGGTCAATCAGAAGCCGATATATTGCTGTTAGCACAAACCGAATACAGGAACCTTTTTAAAAACAAGGCGTTTTGTCACGAGGCGGCATGGGGGATTATCAAAGACAACCCTCCGAAAAAGACGAAGACATCTGAATCAAACACTAACACTACTTCTGTGGATGACAAATTTCCCGAAGAGGATGAAGGGTTTAATGTTGAACAGCCGCAAAAACCGCAACGAAAGGGGAATAAACCGGCATCGTCATCCtctgaacaacaacaacaacaacaaagggATGAACAACTGGTAAGGATCGTTTCTGAATTTACTGAATTTAGTAATGTTAACAAACAAGATGTGGAGGATAAAAAACGGCATCGAGCGAAACTAGAGGAGTTCAAGGCGGAGAAGTTACGGATCATGGAGGAGGAAAAAGAAGAGAGGGTGCGAATGATGCGGGAGAAACGACAGGATAAAGATATGCAGTTTTATCTTCGACCGCATGATCATTTGGCTGGGGCACAGTTGAATGCAGTATTAGCACGCAAGCGTGAAATAGCACAACGTTGGGGTTGGGAATGAAATGTTTTTATGTACTTTTTAGTGaaatatttagtgtgtatttagtctTGTAATTTCTGTTTCTATATTTAATGAAATGTTATCATaattagttttatattttttattacttttttttttattaaaacaaagTTGTGGTGGGCGGGATGGAAAGATGATAATTTTTTGTGGCAGCGTGATTGTTTTGAGATGGGACGGAAAGAGAAAAGTTGATGATGTGTTGTTATATGGTCTATGGACATGGTGATGCACATTGAATTGAAAAATGTAATAAAAGATGGAGGTTGTGATATGAAGCTAATGCGGTAATGAAAgataaaagggaaaatgactcttgagggtaattaacttttgcgtttgtacttatttggtcccttttcttttttttgtattcaatataccatcgaacttgttgttggtgtttaccatagcccttttgaccggcttttgacctgtgatagccggtcaaagggttatggtgaacacagacaacaagttcgatggtatattgagtacaaaaaaaagaaaagggaccaaatgagaacaaacgcaacagttggttaccctcctgattcattttccctttactcatttacaacaaatcccacatcatttcctactgatattaatgacttttatgagattcattcttgcttctcttcaaaacataacctacgaaaggacattattcatacatgtacaactttgtaatgcacttgaatatttattaggggaatcttgactaagcaggcgcatttcatgactacatttacatttccaatcaaatgatttatcgtatcatggattctagacaagtctacaaacgagtggaatcacaagtgctatgatttttgagtttacttagctttaagatcgaactcatgggataagatacaacatcagtATGTACAATACAATGGTGTATTGTACATACTggtgttgtatcttatcccatgagttcgatcttaaagctaagtaaactcaaaaatcatagcacttgtgattccactcgtttgtagacttgtctagaatccatgatacgataaatcatttgattggaaatgtaaatgtagtcatgaaatgcgcctgcttagtcaagattcccctaataaatattcaagtgcattacaaagttgtacatgtatgaataatgtcctttcgtaggttatgttttgaagagaagcaagaatgaatctcataaaagtcattaatatcagtaggaaatgatgtgagatttgttgtaaatgagtaaagggaaaatgaatcaggagggtaaccaactgttgcgtttgttctcatttg includes:
- the LOC111884411 gene encoding glutathione S-transferase T3 isoform X1 codes for the protein MEQSPIEGNSSTPSTPTTAPPSVVSIDSMHGSDLENHVNSHGYVASIPSLSYNVPPNAYRNSDSESPRQSSSTTLQEMINSPGSSPFPRPQVLGVSSSSYNIPQTDIPSSGGHQSTKKKSKQWSIEEEVALAKAWVDVSKDPEIENRQQSDSFWRRILECFSKQLGGTDRTVHQMNSKWKNMHEKMKKFNDIYNNKLTQRRSGQSEADILLLAQTEYRNLFKNKAFCHEAAWGIIKDNPPKKTKTSESNTNTTSVDDKFPEEDEGFNVEQPQKPQRKGNKPASSSSEQQQQQQRDEQLVRIVSEFTEFSNVNKQDVEDKKRHRAKLEEFKAEKLRIMEEEKEERVRMMREKRQDKDMQFYLRPHDHLAGAQLNAVLARKREIAQRWGWE
- the LOC111884411 gene encoding glutathione S-transferase T3 isoform X3 gives rise to the protein MINSPGSSPFPRPQVLGVSSSSYNIPQTDIPSSGGHQSTKKKSKQWSIEEEVALAKAWVDVSKDPEIENRQQSDSFWRRILECFSKQLGGTDRTVHQMNSKWKNMHEKMKKFNDIYNNKLTQRRSGQSEADILLLAQTEYRNLFKNKAFCHEAAWGIIKDNPPKKTKTSESNTNTTSVDDKFPEEDEGFNVEQPQKPQRKGNKPASSSSEQQQQQQRDEQLVRIVSEFTEFSNVNKQDVEDKKRHRAKLEEFKAEKLRIMEEEKEERVRMMREKRQDKDMQFYLRPHDHLAGAQLNAVLARKREIAQRWGWE
- the LOC111884411 gene encoding glutathione S-transferase T3 isoform X2; the protein is MEQSPIEGNSSTPSTPTTAPPSVVSIDSMHGSDLENHVNSHGYVASIPSLSYNVPPNAYRNSDSESPRQSSSTTEMINSPGSSPFPRPQVLGVSSSSYNIPQTDIPSSGGHQSTKKKSKQWSIEEEVALAKAWVDVSKDPEIENRQQSDSFWRRILECFSKQLGGTDRTVHQMNSKWKNMHEKMKKFNDIYNNKLTQRRSGQSEADILLLAQTEYRNLFKNKAFCHEAAWGIIKDNPPKKTKTSESNTNTTSVDDKFPEEDEGFNVEQPQKPQRKGNKPASSSSEQQQQQQRDEQLVRIVSEFTEFSNVNKQDVEDKKRHRAKLEEFKAEKLRIMEEEKEERVRMMREKRQDKDMQFYLRPHDHLAGAQLNAVLARKREIAQRWGWE